A part of Salmo salar chromosome ssa18, Ssal_v3.1, whole genome shotgun sequence genomic DNA contains:
- the LOC106577190 gene encoding WASH complex subunit 2 isoform X4, translating to MRNGIIEFLFTTFGAHISLTWTTVTKMSGLPVGMANVPSKSNHTGNDGQVWERLWTFEEMRQTSTNWSLAADSGLFLFLQDFSQRMLSKTHEIEKQLDGLIRDTKATDCCVHTVFNDFLMLSNTQFIENRVYDEEVVPKPEALERPPEQKTREQKEAQLIPKVQEAVNYGLMVLDSAFEQLDIKAGNSDSEDEEATDRVEPILEPKDLYVDRPLPYLIGSQLFMGQEDVGLGDLSSEEMSVDSDRDTVIVSEDGKDADQSDDDFDQDEEGPGTMKKSSMLSDDEEGDSDIFGESDEDDDDDDDDRKNPRPSSFADELAARIKGEPISKPEGDHTSIEDDSEELFGQPKMEEEDLSPFGGKGGLFSGGRGLFDDEGDMFSDPPKQPVAEEKTTVPVKPAKKIPSGAVSIFPENSLFGTPNDSDSVGGRENSSPAKPHKTQTSAPRKTALGGLFDDEEDNFFTGKSLNKSSSAGQEEPKQRKTVDLSGGGDEDGDIFSENSGVLPPLQSRREVVEEEEEEQVKQSPQKKMPAGGVSMFGPGTKSLLTEPLKKQRPSTSEESEEVGILFYPSIISICNISQICPTIPKSQSKPEPTLQSKAPLSIFVDEDLFASAKKSKSSQTEDVTPQVKKPVSRTLFSEDEDHWMSSKHSAGKTGGMTSSDSARYSLPSVKADPFNSLFDEDDDDLFAATKELSQKKPQRVSLLFQDETEDGEDKGSLFGFKPPINNSSTLADPKAAAVVHTDKPPTPVEKRHAEERAAKGPEVQPLSSLLEGSESKKKPVGAVSLFGGINVLGDRLGAAKQTKSPLDETDGDDFLSKEGPPPMEKESKMKKNTISLFDDEESADWTVPIIIPSKPAAINTLKPTEERPHTKSSTGVFQDEELLFSHTQQRDNHPDVDIFATPDKSVTNLVINPAALLPSASPWILGVSGLPGLSPRPAWTQSPSDGGLSFDHPVQVSVLQCANKGRAKGSIRRRPQTRAARQISAQRSVDQRNQGEDRAGHSPTLPHPTQPSLALPNPIQPSLALPNLTLPRPSLPNQVPTTALSSLPASLPSQSLLTDVSVRPSVLTLPVSNTPLKRDFSKGCKVKVLPSPDEADLFGSDSPFGSVPAQAPVPKLTTPSPKLTTKTTEGELMPKKEKEATPPSLFDDPMGDLFQKVKPRSAKKAKASSFLEDEEDIFVLGKSSTPTTKITAGGKFTKAGSNSTPKQDLFQDEAGTTPIAHKDKSLDASLFDDNVDIFADLTATSKPKEKKSKKAETKSIFHDHIDDIFSPSTVKPMAKQPPSKSKKSPPSQDTSAADDLGNIFDDPLNALGGN from the exons ATGAGGAACGGCATAATCGAGTTTCTTTTTACGACTTTTGGGGCTCATATTTCACTAACGTGGACAACAGTTACTAAG ATGAGCGGGTTGCCGGTTGGCATGGCGAATGTCCCTAGCAAGAGCAATCACACCGGGAATGATGGCCAGGTGTGGGAGAGACTCTGGACCTTTGAAGAGATGCGACAGACCAGCACCAACTGGTCCCTGGCTGCAGACTCAGGG CTCTTCCTGTTCCTGCAAGACTTCTCCCAGAGGATGCTGTCAAAGACTCATGAGATAGAGAAGCAGTTGGATGGACTGATCAGAGACACCAAGGCCACAGACTGTTGCGTGCACACCGTCTTCAACGACTTCCTCATGCTCTCCAACACACAATTCATTGAAAAC AGAGTGTATGATGAGGAGGTGGTGCCAAAGCCTGAGGCCTTGGAGAGACCGCCTGAGCAG AAGACTCGTGAGCAGAAGGAAGCCCAGCTGATTCCTAAGGTCCAGGAAGCAGTGAACTACGGTCTGATGGTGCTGGACTCTGCCTTTGAGCAGCTAGACATCAAGGCAGGAAACTCTGACTCAGAGGACGAGGAGGCCACAGACAGAGTGGAGCCCATACTGGAGCCCAAG gaCCTGTATGTGGACAGGCCTTTACCATATTTGATTGGTTCTCAGCTCTTTATGGGGCAAGAAGACGTTGGACTGGGAGACCTCTCCAGTGAAG AAATGTCAGTCGACAGCGATCGAGACACCGTCATTGTGAGCGAAGATGGCAAAGATGCTGAC CAGTCAGACGATGACTTTGACCAGGATGAGGAGGGGCCAGGCACCATGAAGAAG TCGTCTATGTTGAGTGATGACGAGGAGGGAGATTCAGACATTTTCGGAGAATCGgacgaagatgatgatgatgatgatgatgacagaaAG AACCCAAGACCATCATCCTTTGCTGATGAGCTGGCTGCCAGAATCAAAGGGGAACCCATCAGCAAGCCAGAGGGAGATCACACAT CTATTGAAGATGACAGCGAGGAGTTATTCGGGCAGCCCAAGATGGAGGAAGAGGACCTCTCTCCGTTTGGAGGGAAAGGAGGCCTCTTCAGCGGAGGGAGAGGACTGTTTGATGATGAG GGGGATATGTTTTCTGATCCACCTAAACAGCCTGTAGCAGAGGAGAAGACCACAG TACCTGTCAAGCCTGCTAAGAAGATTCCTTCAGGGGCTGtgtcaatattcccag AGAACAGCCTGTTTGGCACTCCTAATGACTCTGACTCAGTGGGGGGTAGAGAGAACAGCAGTCCAGCCAAACCCCACAAGACCCAGACATCAGCCCCTAGAAAGACCGCTTTAGGGGGGCTGTTTGACGATGAGGAGGATAACTTCTTCACCGGCAAAAGCCTTAATAAATCCAGCTCAG CTGGACAGGAGGAACCCAAGCAGAGGAAGACAGTGGATCTGTCTGGAGGAGGTGATGAGGATGGTGACATCTTCAGTGAGAACTCTGGTGTTCTGCCCCCTCTACAGAGTaggagggaggtggtggaggaggaggaggaagaacaggtgAAACAGTCTCCTCAGAAAAAG ATGCCAGCAGGAGGTGTCTCCATGTTTGGTCCTGGTACCAAGAGCCTGCTGACTGAGCCACTAAAGAAACAACGGCCCTCCACCAGTGAAGAGTCAGAGGAGGTGGGAATCCTCTTTTATCCATCCATCATCTCTATATGCAATATCTCTCAG ATATGTCCAACCATCCCTAAGAGTCAGTCCAAGCCTGAACCAACACTTCAGAGCAAAGCTCCTCTGTCCATATTTGTTGATGAG GATCTGTTTGCGTCTGCGAAGAAATCTAAATCAAGCCAAACTGAAGATGTCACACCACAAGTCAAGAAACCTGTCTCTCGCACCCTCTTCAGTGAGGACGAG GACCATTGGATGAGCTCCAAGCATAGTGCAGGAAAGACTGGAGGGATGACGTCCAGTGATAGCGCCCGCTATAGTCTACCCAGTGTCAAAGCAGATCCTTTCAACAGCCTGTTCGATGAGGATGATGACGATCTCTTTGCTGCTACCAAGGAGTTGAG TCAGAAGAAGCCACAGAGAGTGTCTCTCCTGTTTCAAGATGAGACTGAGGATGGTGAAGATAAGGGATCCCTCTTTGGCTTCAAACCACCCATCAACAACAGCTCTACTCTAGCTGACCCTAAA GCTGCTGCTGTGGTCCACACAGACAAACCTCCCACCCCAGTGGAGAAGAGGCATGCAGAGGAGAGGGCAGCGAAGGGTCCTGAggtacagcccctgtcctctctaCTTGAGGGCAGTGAGAGTAAGAAGAAGCCAGTAGGGGCCGTCAGTCTGTTTGGAGGGATCAACGTGCTGGGAGACCGACTGGGAGCAGCCAAG CAGACTAAGAGCCCATTGGACGAGACGGATGGTGATGACTTCCTGTCTAAGGAGGGCCCGCCCCCCATGGAAAAGGAGTCCAAAATGAAGAAGAACACCATCAGTCTGTTTGATGATGAGGAGAGTGCTGACTGGACTGTCCCCATCATCATACCTAGCAAACCAGCTGCCATAAACACACTAAAG CCTACAGAGGAGCGTCCTCATACCAAGAGCAGTACCGGGGTGTTCCAGGATGAGGAACTGCTCTTCAGTCACACTCAGCAGAGAGACAACCACCCCGACGTTGACATCTTCGCCACGCCTGACAAGTCTGTG ACCAACCTGGTGATCAACCCTGCTGCCCTCCTGCCTAGCGCGTCCCCTTGGATCCTAGGGGTCAGTGGACTACCAGGCCTCAGCCCCAGACCGGCATGGACCCAGTCCCCCAGCGACGGAGGGCTTAGCTTCGACCACCCTGTCCAGGTGTCCGTGCTACAGTGTGCCAACAAG GGTCGAGCTAAAGGCTCCATCCGCCGCAGGCCCCAGACCAGGGCAGCACGGCAGATTTCTGCTCAGCGCTCTGTGGACCAGAGAAACCAGGGAGAGGACCGGGCAGGACACAGCCCAACCCTACCTCATCCAACCCAGCCTAGTTTGGCACTACCTAACCCAATCCAGCCTAGCCTGGCActacctaacctaacccttcCCAGGCCTAGTCTACCCAACCAAGTCCCAACCACTGCCTTATCCTCCTTACCTGCCTCCTTACCCTCCCAATCCCTGCTCACTGATGTCTCTGTCAGACCATCAGTTCTAACACTACCAGTATCCAACACCCCTCTAAAGAGAGACTTTTCTAAGGGTTGCAAGGTGAAGGTGCTGCCATCTCCCGACGAGGCTGACCTGTTTGGGTCTGACAGCCCCTTCGGGTCTGTCCCTGCCCAAGCCCCAGTCCCCAAACTTACCACCCCCTCACCCAAACTCACCACAAAGACTACGGAGGGTGAGTTGATGCCGAAGAAGGAGAAAGAAGCGACCCCTCCGTCCCTCTTTGATGACCCCATGGGTGACCTGTTCCAGAAGGTCAAGCCGAGGTCGGCGAAGAAGGCAAAGGCCTCTTCCTTCCTGGAGGATGAAGAGGATATCTTTGTGTTGGGAAAGAGCTCCACTCCCACTACTAAAATTACTGCTGGGGGGAAATTCACTAAGGCAGGGAGCAACTCCACTCCCAAACAGGACCTCTTCCAG GATGAAGCCGGGACGACCCCCATAGCTCACAAAGACAAATCCCTGGATGCCAGCCTGTTTGACGACAACGTTGACATCTTTGCTGATTTGACGGCCACTTCAAAACCAAAAGAGAAGAAGTCCAAGAAGGCGGAGACTAAATCCATTTTTCATGATCATATTG atgACATCTTCTCTCCCAGCACTGTGAAGCCAATGGCCAAGCAGCCTCCATCCAAGTCCAAGAAAAGCCCTCCCTCCCAGGACACCAGTGCAGCGGACGACTTGGGCAACATCTTCGACGACCCTCTCAATGCTCTGGGTGGGAACTGA
- the LOC106577190 gene encoding WASH complex subunit 2 isoform X3 has product MRNGIIEFLFTTFGAHISLTWTTVTKMSGLPVGMANVPSKSNHTGNDGQVWERLWTFEEMRQTSTNWSLAADSGLFLFLQDFSQRMLSKTHEIEKQLDGLIRDTKATDCCVHTVFNDFLMLSNTQFIENRVYDEEVVPKPEALERPPEQTREQKEAQLIPKVQEAVNYGLMVLDSAFEQLDIKAGNSDSEDEEATDRVEPILEPKDLYVDRPLPYLIGSQLFMGQEDVGLGDLSSEEMSVDSDRDTVIVSEDGKDADQSDDDFDQDEEGPGTMKKKSSMLSDDEEGDSDIFGESDEDDDDDDDDRKNPRPSSFADELAARIKGEPISKPEGDHTSIEDDSEELFGQPKMEEEDLSPFGGKGGLFSGGRGLFDDEGDMFSDPPKQPVAEEKTTVPVKPAKKIPSGAVSIFPENSLFGTPNDSDSVGGRENSSPAKPHKTQTSAPRKTALGGLFDDEEDNFFTGKSLNKSSSAGQEEPKQRKTVDLSGGGDEDGDIFSENSGVLPPLQSRREVVEEEEEEQVKQSPQKKMPAGGVSMFGPGTKSLLTEPLKKQRPSTSEESEEVGILFYPSIISICNISQICPTIPKSQSKPEPTLQSKAPLSIFVDEDLFASAKKSKSSQTEDVTPQVKKPVSRTLFSEDEDHWMSSKHSAGKTGGMTSSDSARYSLPSVKADPFNSLFDEDDDDLFAATKELSQKKPQRVSLLFQDETEDGEDKGSLFGFKPPINNSSTLADPKAAAVVHTDKPPTPVEKRHAEERAAKGPEVQPLSSLLEGSESKKKPVGAVSLFGGINVLGDRLGAAKQTKSPLDETDGDDFLSKEGPPPMEKESKMKKNTISLFDDEESADWTVPIIIPSKPAAINTLKPTEERPHTKSSTGVFQDEELLFSHTQQRDNHPDVDIFATPDKSVTNLVINPAALLPSASPWILGVSGLPGLSPRPAWTQSPSDGGLSFDHPVQVSVLQCANKGRAKGSIRRRPQTRAARQISAQRSVDQRNQGEDRAGHSPTLPHPTQPSLALPNPIQPSLALPNLTLPRPSLPNQVPTTALSSLPASLPSQSLLTDVSVRPSVLTLPVSNTPLKRDFSKGCKVKVLPSPDEADLFGSDSPFGSVPAQAPVPKLTTPSPKLTTKTTEGELMPKKEKEATPPSLFDDPMGDLFQKVKPRSAKKAKASSFLEDEEDIFVLGKSSTPTTKITAGGKFTKAGSNSTPKQDLFQDEAGTTPIAHKDKSLDASLFDDNVDIFADLTATSKPKEKKSKKAETKSIFHDHIDDIFSPSTVKPMAKQPPSKSKKSPPSQDTSAADDLGNIFDDPLNALGGN; this is encoded by the exons ATGAGGAACGGCATAATCGAGTTTCTTTTTACGACTTTTGGGGCTCATATTTCACTAACGTGGACAACAGTTACTAAG ATGAGCGGGTTGCCGGTTGGCATGGCGAATGTCCCTAGCAAGAGCAATCACACCGGGAATGATGGCCAGGTGTGGGAGAGACTCTGGACCTTTGAAGAGATGCGACAGACCAGCACCAACTGGTCCCTGGCTGCAGACTCAGGG CTCTTCCTGTTCCTGCAAGACTTCTCCCAGAGGATGCTGTCAAAGACTCATGAGATAGAGAAGCAGTTGGATGGACTGATCAGAGACACCAAGGCCACAGACTGTTGCGTGCACACCGTCTTCAACGACTTCCTCATGCTCTCCAACACACAATTCATTGAAAAC AGAGTGTATGATGAGGAGGTGGTGCCAAAGCCTGAGGCCTTGGAGAGACCGCCTGAGCAG ACTCGTGAGCAGAAGGAAGCCCAGCTGATTCCTAAGGTCCAGGAAGCAGTGAACTACGGTCTGATGGTGCTGGACTCTGCCTTTGAGCAGCTAGACATCAAGGCAGGAAACTCTGACTCAGAGGACGAGGAGGCCACAGACAGAGTGGAGCCCATACTGGAGCCCAAG gaCCTGTATGTGGACAGGCCTTTACCATATTTGATTGGTTCTCAGCTCTTTATGGGGCAAGAAGACGTTGGACTGGGAGACCTCTCCAGTGAAG AAATGTCAGTCGACAGCGATCGAGACACCGTCATTGTGAGCGAAGATGGCAAAGATGCTGAC CAGTCAGACGATGACTTTGACCAGGATGAGGAGGGGCCAGGCACCATGAAGAAG AAGTCGTCTATGTTGAGTGATGACGAGGAGGGAGATTCAGACATTTTCGGAGAATCGgacgaagatgatgatgatgatgatgatgacagaaAG AACCCAAGACCATCATCCTTTGCTGATGAGCTGGCTGCCAGAATCAAAGGGGAACCCATCAGCAAGCCAGAGGGAGATCACACAT CTATTGAAGATGACAGCGAGGAGTTATTCGGGCAGCCCAAGATGGAGGAAGAGGACCTCTCTCCGTTTGGAGGGAAAGGAGGCCTCTTCAGCGGAGGGAGAGGACTGTTTGATGATGAG GGGGATATGTTTTCTGATCCACCTAAACAGCCTGTAGCAGAGGAGAAGACCACAG TACCTGTCAAGCCTGCTAAGAAGATTCCTTCAGGGGCTGtgtcaatattcccag AGAACAGCCTGTTTGGCACTCCTAATGACTCTGACTCAGTGGGGGGTAGAGAGAACAGCAGTCCAGCCAAACCCCACAAGACCCAGACATCAGCCCCTAGAAAGACCGCTTTAGGGGGGCTGTTTGACGATGAGGAGGATAACTTCTTCACCGGCAAAAGCCTTAATAAATCCAGCTCAG CTGGACAGGAGGAACCCAAGCAGAGGAAGACAGTGGATCTGTCTGGAGGAGGTGATGAGGATGGTGACATCTTCAGTGAGAACTCTGGTGTTCTGCCCCCTCTACAGAGTaggagggaggtggtggaggaggaggaggaagaacaggtgAAACAGTCTCCTCAGAAAAAG ATGCCAGCAGGAGGTGTCTCCATGTTTGGTCCTGGTACCAAGAGCCTGCTGACTGAGCCACTAAAGAAACAACGGCCCTCCACCAGTGAAGAGTCAGAGGAGGTGGGAATCCTCTTTTATCCATCCATCATCTCTATATGCAATATCTCTCAG ATATGTCCAACCATCCCTAAGAGTCAGTCCAAGCCTGAACCAACACTTCAGAGCAAAGCTCCTCTGTCCATATTTGTTGATGAG GATCTGTTTGCGTCTGCGAAGAAATCTAAATCAAGCCAAACTGAAGATGTCACACCACAAGTCAAGAAACCTGTCTCTCGCACCCTCTTCAGTGAGGACGAG GACCATTGGATGAGCTCCAAGCATAGTGCAGGAAAGACTGGAGGGATGACGTCCAGTGATAGCGCCCGCTATAGTCTACCCAGTGTCAAAGCAGATCCTTTCAACAGCCTGTTCGATGAGGATGATGACGATCTCTTTGCTGCTACCAAGGAGTTGAG TCAGAAGAAGCCACAGAGAGTGTCTCTCCTGTTTCAAGATGAGACTGAGGATGGTGAAGATAAGGGATCCCTCTTTGGCTTCAAACCACCCATCAACAACAGCTCTACTCTAGCTGACCCTAAA GCTGCTGCTGTGGTCCACACAGACAAACCTCCCACCCCAGTGGAGAAGAGGCATGCAGAGGAGAGGGCAGCGAAGGGTCCTGAggtacagcccctgtcctctctaCTTGAGGGCAGTGAGAGTAAGAAGAAGCCAGTAGGGGCCGTCAGTCTGTTTGGAGGGATCAACGTGCTGGGAGACCGACTGGGAGCAGCCAAG CAGACTAAGAGCCCATTGGACGAGACGGATGGTGATGACTTCCTGTCTAAGGAGGGCCCGCCCCCCATGGAAAAGGAGTCCAAAATGAAGAAGAACACCATCAGTCTGTTTGATGATGAGGAGAGTGCTGACTGGACTGTCCCCATCATCATACCTAGCAAACCAGCTGCCATAAACACACTAAAG CCTACAGAGGAGCGTCCTCATACCAAGAGCAGTACCGGGGTGTTCCAGGATGAGGAACTGCTCTTCAGTCACACTCAGCAGAGAGACAACCACCCCGACGTTGACATCTTCGCCACGCCTGACAAGTCTGTG ACCAACCTGGTGATCAACCCTGCTGCCCTCCTGCCTAGCGCGTCCCCTTGGATCCTAGGGGTCAGTGGACTACCAGGCCTCAGCCCCAGACCGGCATGGACCCAGTCCCCCAGCGACGGAGGGCTTAGCTTCGACCACCCTGTCCAGGTGTCCGTGCTACAGTGTGCCAACAAG GGTCGAGCTAAAGGCTCCATCCGCCGCAGGCCCCAGACCAGGGCAGCACGGCAGATTTCTGCTCAGCGCTCTGTGGACCAGAGAAACCAGGGAGAGGACCGGGCAGGACACAGCCCAACCCTACCTCATCCAACCCAGCCTAGTTTGGCACTACCTAACCCAATCCAGCCTAGCCTGGCActacctaacctaacccttcCCAGGCCTAGTCTACCCAACCAAGTCCCAACCACTGCCTTATCCTCCTTACCTGCCTCCTTACCCTCCCAATCCCTGCTCACTGATGTCTCTGTCAGACCATCAGTTCTAACACTACCAGTATCCAACACCCCTCTAAAGAGAGACTTTTCTAAGGGTTGCAAGGTGAAGGTGCTGCCATCTCCCGACGAGGCTGACCTGTTTGGGTCTGACAGCCCCTTCGGGTCTGTCCCTGCCCAAGCCCCAGTCCCCAAACTTACCACCCCCTCACCCAAACTCACCACAAAGACTACGGAGGGTGAGTTGATGCCGAAGAAGGAGAAAGAAGCGACCCCTCCGTCCCTCTTTGATGACCCCATGGGTGACCTGTTCCAGAAGGTCAAGCCGAGGTCGGCGAAGAAGGCAAAGGCCTCTTCCTTCCTGGAGGATGAAGAGGATATCTTTGTGTTGGGAAAGAGCTCCACTCCCACTACTAAAATTACTGCTGGGGGGAAATTCACTAAGGCAGGGAGCAACTCCACTCCCAAACAGGACCTCTTCCAG GATGAAGCCGGGACGACCCCCATAGCTCACAAAGACAAATCCCTGGATGCCAGCCTGTTTGACGACAACGTTGACATCTTTGCTGATTTGACGGCCACTTCAAAACCAAAAGAGAAGAAGTCCAAGAAGGCGGAGACTAAATCCATTTTTCATGATCATATTG atgACATCTTCTCTCCCAGCACTGTGAAGCCAATGGCCAAGCAGCCTCCATCCAAGTCCAAGAAAAGCCCTCCCTCCCAGGACACCAGTGCAGCGGACGACTTGGGCAACATCTTCGACGACCCTCTCAATGCTCTGGGTGGGAACTGA